The following proteins come from a genomic window of Paenibacillus spongiae:
- a CDS encoding LacI family DNA-binding transcriptional regulator has protein sequence MSATLKDIAKRAGVSVTTVSRVVNYQDTSICSEETQSLIWKLVEEVGYHPKRKARAKQEGDSELRIGYVLGSSTEQHHDPYYSQVLRGIEHEALQSGVHIPFGCFTPDLYKPEVFVRILEESKVGAVIYISYSPLLEVLRNRKDIHTILAGIELEGALPGSDYVGVDLYGESRKWIMEKLMNSFERVGYIGYGATVRYQAYLDAHKLLGRPIDPGYSIFAKDWSTDAAKLAVASFLEGGGKLPEAFFCASDIQAIGGMLAMRQHNIRIPVDVQVLGFDNVEMSSYVSPPLSTIDVPKFNIGRSAVKMAIERIRGERDYPINVTMRTSYVQRESLQ, from the coding sequence ATGTCGGCAACATTAAAGGACATCGCCAAGAGGGCGGGCGTGTCCGTCACAACGGTTTCGCGCGTCGTCAATTATCAGGATACAAGCATATGCAGCGAAGAAACGCAAAGCCTGATATGGAAATTAGTCGAAGAGGTCGGATACCATCCGAAGAGAAAGGCGCGAGCCAAGCAAGAAGGGGATTCGGAGCTCCGGATCGGTTACGTCCTGGGAAGCTCGACGGAGCAGCATCATGATCCTTATTATTCGCAAGTGTTGAGAGGGATCGAGCATGAAGCGCTGCAATCGGGCGTGCATATCCCATTCGGTTGCTTTACCCCGGATTTATACAAACCGGAAGTGTTTGTGCGGATTCTGGAAGAATCCAAGGTCGGAGCAGTCATCTACATATCTTATTCGCCCTTGCTGGAGGTATTAAGGAACCGGAAGGATATTCATACGATATTAGCGGGGATCGAGCTCGAAGGGGCGCTGCCAGGTTCCGACTATGTCGGAGTCGATCTCTATGGAGAGTCAAGAAAGTGGATTATGGAGAAGCTCATGAATTCCTTCGAACGTGTCGGATATATCGGCTACGGGGCAACCGTTCGTTACCAGGCTTATTTGGACGCCCATAAATTGCTCGGACGCCCGATCGATCCGGGCTATTCGATCTTTGCGAAGGATTGGAGCACGGATGCGGCGAAATTGGCTGTTGCGTCCTTCCTGGAGGGCGGCGGGAAGCTGCCGGAAGCTTTCTTCTGCGCCAGCGACATTCAAGCCATCGGCGGCATGCTCGCGATGAGGCAGCACAACATTCGCATACCGGTGGACGTGCAGGTGCTGGGATTCGATAACGTGGAGATGAGCAGCTACGTTTCGCCCCCGCTGTCCACGATCGACGTGCCCAAATTCAATATCGGCCGTTCTGCCGTGAAGATGGCCATCGAGCGCATCCGGGGCGAGCGGGATTACCCGATTAACGTAACGATGCGCACTTCCTACGTTCAGCGGGAGTCGCTGCAATAA
- a CDS encoding DUF4956 domain-containing protein has translation MAETNTPAAAAAEPTGQTSNSFSDILKNSVLQNFNSDISISKIILTLAIAFLIGLFIYFLYKRIFSGVLYSKSFNVSLIGMTLITATVIIAINSNLVLSLGMVGALSIVRFRTPIKDPTDLIFLFWAATVGIVTGAGFYTLAIIGSIIIGIVLFVFIKSASFETPYLLVIHCDGDASEKAVNDKLAQLVKRFNVKQKTVTADNIEMTVELRLGSSEPRFVNEITKLSGVKSAVLISYSGDYVSQ, from the coding sequence ATGGCCGAAACAAACACACCGGCAGCGGCTGCGGCTGAACCAACCGGGCAAACGAGCAACAGCTTTAGCGACATTCTCAAAAATTCCGTACTCCAAAACTTCAATTCCGACATCAGCATTTCGAAAATTATTCTGACCCTCGCGATCGCCTTCCTGATCGGCCTGTTTATATACTTCCTATATAAACGGATATTCAGCGGCGTATTGTATTCCAAGAGCTTCAATGTGTCCCTGATCGGCATGACGTTAATTACGGCAACGGTCATCATTGCAATCAACTCAAACCTCGTGCTGTCGCTCGGGATGGTCGGCGCGCTCAGTATCGTACGTTTCCGGACGCCGATCAAGGATCCGACGGATTTGATCTTTCTGTTCTGGGCGGCAACCGTCGGCATCGTAACCGGCGCAGGCTTCTATACGCTGGCGATCATCGGTTCGATCATTATCGGCATCGTGCTGTTTGTTTTCATCAAAAGCGCATCCTTCGAGACGCCTTATCTGCTTGTCATCCATTGTGACGGCGACGCAAGCGAGAAAGCCGTCAACGACAAGCTGGCTCAGCTGGTCAAACGGTTCAACGTGAAGCAGAAGACGGTAACGGCAGACAATATCGAGATGACGGTCGAGCTTCGGCTCGGCAGCAGCGAACCGCGTTTCGTGAACGAAATTACGAAGCTTAGCGGCGTGAAGAGCGCCGTGCTCATTAGCTACAGCGGCGATTATGTATCTCAATAA
- a CDS encoding polyphosphate polymerase domain-containing protein, whose product MNPNLKYRHELKYYVNHHQYHIIRQQLKSLLSPDKNADSSGQYHIRSLYFDDIDNKAIHEKLGGIRDREKYRIRIYNFSDRVIHLEKKIKFNDYITKVKTSLSREMADAILAGHYEALNDPRKPLLFELYQQTTKHLLRPKVIVDYVREAYVSAAGNVRITFDKDLKTGLHATDIFNPDINTIHTFDHPIIVFEVKYDEYLPDYIRTAIQANGLVRQSNSKYVICRKWLKFNSWEDQ is encoded by the coding sequence TTGAATCCAAATCTGAAATATCGTCACGAATTAAAATATTACGTCAACCACCATCAATATCACATTATTCGCCAGCAGCTGAAAAGCTTGCTGTCCCCGGATAAGAACGCCGATTCCAGCGGGCAATATCATATTCGCAGCCTGTACTTCGATGATATCGACAACAAAGCGATCCATGAGAAGCTCGGCGGAATCCGGGATCGTGAGAAATACCGCATCCGCATATATAATTTCTCCGACAGAGTGATTCATCTGGAAAAGAAAATCAAGTTTAACGATTACATTACGAAAGTGAAAACCTCGTTAAGCCGGGAGATGGCGGACGCCATTCTGGCCGGCCACTATGAGGCGCTGAACGATCCGCGAAAGCCGCTGCTGTTCGAGCTGTATCAGCAAACGACCAAGCATCTGCTCCGGCCTAAAGTCATCGTCGATTATGTCCGCGAAGCTTATGTGTCCGCTGCAGGCAACGTTCGGATCACCTTCGACAAAGATTTGAAGACCGGGCTTCATGCGACTGATATATTCAACCCGGACATCAACACCATCCATACCTTCGATCATCCGATTATCGTGTTCGAAGTCAAGTATGACGAATATTTACCGGATTATATCCGTACGGCCATTCAAGCGAACGGACTTGTCCGACAATCGAATTCGAAATACGTCATATGCAGAAAATGGCTCAAATTCAACTCATGGGAGGACCAATAA
- a CDS encoding purple acid phosphatase family protein: MLRKYAFGIITLLLVLAAVLLIWMEQRQTVTQPPNKPQSLVTTFKGDPKTSRAFTWHTKSTEGEAVLQVLKGSSAAAFESGDVLEFRGATTAIENDKGVFQGVRKAEASGLAPGTGYMYRVGDGSSGGWSEPAAFETEAEESGPFTFLNVTDSQGITEQDFELWGKTLEKAFEQFPEAEFIVHNGDLTEYPEDEEAWKSLFGKASSWIRSYPLMPVTGNHEEVDKDAERFVSHFLLPDNGSDSSIAGTTYSFDYGPVHFVVLNTESKAKDQAQWLRSDLEATDKEWIIAAIHRPAYGGSSDKSVLKQWVPVFDEFGVDLVLQGHNHEYSRSYPLKDGKVVESGGAVYATVNSSGPKFNEKKEDQFYHKVHFQNYRQMFAGIRVDDNTLTYKAYDVDGRLMDEFILKHDPNN, encoded by the coding sequence ATGCTACGGAAATATGCATTCGGAATAATAACGCTGCTTCTCGTGCTGGCTGCCGTTTTACTGATTTGGATGGAGCAGCGGCAGACGGTTACGCAGCCGCCGAATAAGCCGCAGTCGCTGGTGACGACGTTCAAGGGCGATCCGAAGACGAGCAGAGCGTTTACATGGCATACGAAAAGCACGGAGGGGGAAGCGGTTCTTCAGGTGCTCAAAGGCTCGTCAGCCGCAGCTTTCGAAAGCGGGGATGTTCTTGAATTCCGAGGTGCGACGACGGCAATCGAGAATGACAAAGGCGTCTTTCAGGGCGTGCGCAAAGCGGAGGCCAGCGGACTCGCGCCCGGCACCGGATATATGTACCGGGTAGGGGATGGCAGCAGCGGAGGATGGAGTGAACCAGCCGCTTTTGAGACCGAGGCCGAGGAGTCCGGCCCGTTCACATTCCTTAATGTAACGGATTCGCAGGGCATTACGGAGCAGGATTTTGAGCTGTGGGGCAAGACGCTGGAGAAAGCCTTCGAACAGTTCCCGGAAGCGGAATTTATCGTGCATAACGGCGATTTGACCGAATACCCGGAGGATGAGGAAGCTTGGAAATCCTTGTTCGGCAAGGCGAGTTCCTGGATCAGGTCTTATCCGCTCATGCCGGTGACCGGCAACCACGAGGAAGTCGACAAGGACGCGGAACGGTTCGTCTCCCACTTTCTTTTGCCGGACAACGGTTCGGACAGCTCGATCGCCGGGACGACCTATTCGTTCGATTACGGTCCGGTTCACTTTGTCGTGCTGAATACCGAATCGAAAGCGAAGGATCAGGCGCAATGGCTGCGCAGCGATCTGGAAGCGACCGACAAGGAATGGATCATCGCGGCCATTCACCGTCCAGCTTACGGAGGGAGCTCGGATAAGTCCGTATTGAAGCAATGGGTGCCGGTATTCGATGAATTCGGCGTCGATCTCGTCCTTCAGGGCCATAATCACGAGTATTCCCGTTCGTATCCGCTCAAGGACGGCAAGGTCGTCGAATCCGGGGGAGCCGTGTATGCTACCGTGAATTCATCCGGTCCGAAATTCAATGAGAAGAAAGAGGATCAATTCTACCACAAGGTTCACTTTCAGAATTACCGCCAGATGTTCGCGGGCATCCGGGTGGATGACAACACGTTGACTTACAAGGCGTATGACGTGGATGGCCGCTTGATGGACGAATTTATTTTGAAGCATGACCCGAATAACTAA